In the genome of Acidimicrobiales bacterium, one region contains:
- a CDS encoding cupin domain-containing protein produces the protein MTNFYDNWLGMWDRAEEERRLARKNIHEEELEWVETRQDARAALMVAPETGFRTWGTVTMIAEIPPHAHSGAHKHGEEAVLIVEGEGYSVVDNVRYDWKKHSLVAIPFGAVHQHFNTGETTARYLSVLSPHLEHFCGLHRTVQVEDWGRTTTEPDVETSPNGYAADGSRVLLHREDAILSKGEGDGVPTMPNEMPEFDPEHPLILGDLDGMASLPPGFHKSQILGYMRIGKDTNDVRMHEVEISGLLTDPPHEYGGMHAHMEAHLYILQGEGYSTVGDEKVPWKTGTAFHVPGPQTPHRHVNEGDVPSEMVRIAFGIRYFFERAAKREFPYLYLSPRQAVLERSSAGGR, from the coding sequence GTGACGAACTTTTACGACAACTGGCTCGGAATGTGGGACCGGGCCGAGGAAGAGCGACGGCTGGCCCGCAAGAACATCCACGAGGAGGAGCTCGAGTGGGTGGAGACGCGCCAGGACGCGCGCGCCGCCCTGATGGTCGCCCCCGAGACGGGCTTCCGCACCTGGGGGACGGTCACGATGATCGCGGAGATCCCCCCGCACGCGCACTCCGGGGCGCACAAGCACGGCGAGGAGGCGGTGCTCATCGTCGAGGGCGAGGGCTACAGCGTCGTCGACAACGTGCGCTACGACTGGAAGAAGCACAGCCTCGTCGCGATCCCCTTCGGCGCGGTGCACCAGCACTTCAACACCGGTGAGACGACCGCCCGCTACCTGTCGGTCCTCTCCCCCCACCTCGAGCACTTCTGCGGGCTGCACCGCACCGTGCAGGTCGAGGACTGGGGGCGCACCACCACCGAGCCGGACGTCGAGACCTCGCCGAACGGCTACGCGGCGGACGGCTCGCGGGTGCTTTTGCACCGCGAGGACGCGATCCTGAGCAAGGGCGAGGGCGACGGCGTGCCGACGATGCCGAACGAGATGCCCGAGTTCGACCCCGAGCATCCGCTCATCCTCGGCGACCTCGACGGCATGGCGAGCCTGCCACCGGGCTTCCACAAGTCCCAGATCCTCGGCTACATGCGCATCGGCAAGGACACCAACGACGTGCGCATGCACGAGGTCGAGATCAGCGGCCTGCTCACCGATCCCCCGCACGAGTACGGCGGGATGCACGCCCACATGGAGGCGCACCTCTACATCCTCCAGGGGGAGGGGTACTCGACCGTCGGCGACGAGAAGGTCCCGTGGAAGACCGGCACCGCCTTCCACGTGCCGGGCCCGCAGACGCCGCACCGCCACGTGAACGAGGGGGACGTCCCCTCAGAGATGGTGCGGATCGCCTTCGGCATCCGCTACTTCTTCGAGCGCGCCGCGAAGCGCGAGTTCCCCTACCTCTACCTCTCGCCGCGACAAGCGGTGCTGGAGCGCAGCTCGGCAGGTGGTCGGTAA